From Bombyx mori chromosome 10, ASM3026992v2, a single genomic window includes:
- the LOC692807 gene encoding elongation factor Tu, which produces MASITFVKSLVSPAVKLVLKQSQCANVRNTTVLSGLTPLSIILKRHYAEKQIFERTKPHCNVGTIGHVDHGKTTLTAAITKVLSDLNLAQKKGYADIDNAPEEKARGITINVAHVEYQTEQRHYGHTDCPGHADYIKNMITGTAQMDGAILVVAATDGVMPQTREHLLLAKQIGIQHVVVFINKVDAADEEMVELVEMEIRELMTEMGYDGDKIPVIKGSALCALEGKSPEIGADAITKLLKEVDTFIPTPIRELEKPFLMPVESVHSIPGRGTVITGRLYRGVLKKGTDCEIVGHGKTMKTTVTGVEMFHKTLEEAQAGDQLGALVRSIKREQIKRGMVMAKPGTAKAHDNLEAAVYILSKEEGGRSKPFTSYIQLQMFSMTWDCASQVTIPEKEMVMPGEDATLKLKLLKPMVCETGQRFTLRLGDITLGTGVITKINNNLSEEERSKLMEGKKAREKAAAKK; this is translated from the exons ATGGCTTCAATAACATTTGTGAAAAGTTTGGTTAGTCCAG CTGTGAAATTAGTTCTGAAGCAAAGCCAGTGTGCAAATGTACGAAACACAACAGTCCTGTCAGGATTGACTCCATTAAGTATAATACTCAAGAGACATTATGCAGAAAAACAAATCTTTGAACGTACAAAGCCCCATTGCAATGTTGGCACAATCGGACATGTTGATCACGGGAAGACTACACTAACAGCAGCAATAACTAAGG TATTATCTGATCTCAATCTGGCACAGAAAAAAGGTTATGCAGATATTGACAATGCCCCTGAGGAGAAGGCTCGAGGTATCACTATTAATGTGGCTCATGTCGAATACCAAACCGAACAGAGGCATTATGGACACACTGACTGCCCAGGTCATGCTGACTACATTAAG AACATGATTACAGGCACAGCACAAATGGATGGTGCTATATTAGTAGTAGCTGCAACTGATGGTGTAATGCCACAAACACGCGAACATTTACTACTTGCCAAACAGATTGGTATTCAACATGTGGTGGTGTTCATAAACAAAGTGGATGCCGCTGATGAGGAAATGGTAGAACTGGTTGAGATGGAGATCAGAGAGTTGATGACTGAGATGGGATATGATGGTGACAAGATACCTGTTATTAAAG GTTCTGCTCTCTGTGCTCTTGAAGGCAAAAGTCCTGAAATAGGGGCTGATGCTATCACTAAACTTCTTAAAGAAGTGGACACATTCATTCCAACACCTATCCGAGAGCTCGAAAAACCTTTCCTGATGCCAGTTGAGTCTGTTCACTCAATTCCTGGACGAGGAACTGTCATTACAGGCCGTTTATACAGAG GTGTCTTGAAGAAGGGTACTGATTGTGAAATTGTTGGTCATGGTAAAACAATGAAAACAACCGTAACCGGAGTTGAAATGTTCCACAAAACCTTGGAGGAAGCACAAGCCGGAGATCAACTTGGAGCTCTTGTGCGTTCCATCAAAAGGGAACAAATCAAACGCGGTATGGTCATGGCGAAGCCCGGTACTGCTAAAGCCCATGACAACTTGGAAGCCGCTGTATACATACTTAGCAAGGAGGAAGGCGGTAGATCGAAACCGTTCACATCATACATTCAGTTACAAATGTTTTCAATGACCTGGGACTGCGCCAGTCAAGTTACCATTCCTGAAAAGGAAATGGTAATGCCCGGCGAGGACGCTAC GTTAAAACTGAAACTCTTAAAACCAATGGTGTGCGAAACAGGCCAAAGATTCACACTCCGCCTTGGAGACATTACTTTAGGTACTGGAGTCATtactaaaataaacaataatctaTCTGAGGAAGAAAGAAGCAAACTAATGGAAGGCAAGAAGGCGCGAGAAAAGGCAGCCGCAAAGAAGTAA